One genomic region from uncultured Subdoligranulum sp. encodes:
- a CDS encoding lysoplasmalogenase produces the protein MNIPYIVGMGVVYTAALGLLVRRLHLPGRGYLPEKTLCSLCFVAVAAVCAALGSRPEAFWRLLPALLCCVAGDVVLALYNKLHRPGLFLAGLGAFLAGHSLFVWGLCQLQPMGWPVPLAAVLGAGGAAVLSGMPGMQTGRMRPLVVLYAAFVSALLGKGLQLAFGMGQPWCFLVLAGAVLFWISDLLILFLYFYPPRRTAVHVANLLTYYYAMFLIAVSLAV, from the coding sequence GTGAACATACCGTACATCGTGGGAATGGGCGTGGTTTACACCGCCGCCCTGGGGCTGCTGGTGCGGCGGCTGCACCTGCCGGGGCGGGGCTATCTGCCCGAAAAAACGCTGTGCAGCCTTTGTTTTGTGGCCGTGGCGGCGGTGTGCGCTGCCCTGGGCAGCCGTCCCGAAGCCTTTTGGCGCTTGCTGCCGGCGCTGCTGTGCTGTGTGGCGGGGGATGTGGTGCTGGCGCTCTACAACAAGCTGCACCGTCCGGGCCTGTTTTTGGCCGGGTTGGGGGCCTTTCTGGCAGGACACAGCCTGTTTGTGTGGGGCCTGTGCCAACTGCAGCCCATGGGCTGGCCGGTGCCGCTGGCTGCAGTGCTGGGGGCCGGCGGCGCGGCGGTGCTTTCCGGCATGCCGGGAATGCAGACCGGGCGGATGCGCCCTTTGGTGGTGCTTTACGCAGCCTTTGTCTCGGCGCTGCTGGGCAAGGGACTGCAGCTGGCCTTTGGTATGGGCCAGCCCTGGTGCTTTCTGGTGCTGGCAGGGGCGGTGCTGTTCTGGATTTCGGATCTGCTGATCCTGTTTTTGTATTTTTACCCTCCCAGACGCACTGCCGTGCACGTGGCCAATCTTCTGACCTACTACTATGCCATGTTTCTGATTGCAGTAAGCCTCGCGGTCTGA
- a CDS encoding M42 family metallopeptidase, translating into MKEEMTQEQARQAFLVDALQKLLGQDSPTGFTEKVVTVAEGIARELGFATRRTNKGNLVITVPGRESGRKVGLCAHVDTLGLMVRSVTADGMLMVTKVGGPLLPTLDGEYCRIYTREGKVYTGTVLSLSPSVHVQDDAATRPRDEKNMAVRIDEKVHTKEDVLALGIAAGDYVCYDTKTTVTDSGFVKSRFLDDKASAACLLTLLWQMHETGTRPRFETYFTLTVHEEVGHGGATLPVVDELLAVDMGCIGEDLSCTEYQVSICAKDNGGPYDYGMVSRLVQLAKEQKVDYAVDIYPHYGSDVGAAWRSGMDCRAALIGPGVHASHGMERTHLDALRATMDLAALYLELA; encoded by the coding sequence ATGAAAGAGGAAATGACGCAGGAACAGGCCCGCCAGGCCTTTTTGGTGGACGCATTGCAAAAACTGCTGGGGCAGGACAGTCCCACCGGTTTTACCGAAAAGGTGGTGACGGTGGCGGAGGGCATCGCCCGGGAGCTGGGCTTTGCCACCCGGCGCACCAACAAGGGCAACCTGGTGATTACGGTGCCCGGCCGGGAATCCGGCCGCAAAGTAGGGCTCTGCGCCCATGTAGATACCCTGGGCCTGATGGTGCGCTCGGTCACCGCCGACGGCATGCTGATGGTCACCAAGGTGGGCGGTCCGCTGCTGCCCACCCTGGACGGCGAGTATTGCCGCATCTATACCCGCGAAGGCAAGGTATACACTGGCACGGTGCTCAGCCTGTCGCCGTCGGTCCATGTGCAGGATGATGCAGCCACCCGTCCCCGGGACGAGAAAAACATGGCGGTACGTATTGACGAGAAGGTTCACACCAAGGAGGACGTGCTGGCCCTGGGCATCGCCGCCGGTGACTATGTCTGCTACGACACCAAAACCACCGTCACCGACAGCGGTTTTGTGAAGTCCCGCTTCCTGGACGACAAGGCCAGCGCTGCCTGTCTGCTGACCCTGCTGTGGCAGATGCATGAAACCGGCACCCGCCCCCGGTTCGAGACCTATTTCACCCTCACGGTCCATGAGGAAGTGGGCCACGGCGGCGCCACCCTGCCCGTGGTGGATGAGCTGCTGGCTGTGGATATGGGCTGCATCGGGGAGGACCTGAGCTGCACCGAGTACCAGGTCTCCATCTGCGCCAAGGACAACGGCGGCCCCTACGACTACGGTATGGTCAGCCGTCTGGTACAGCTGGCCAAGGAGCAGAAGGTAGACTACGCGGTGGACATCTATCCCCACTACGGTTCGGATGTCGGCGCCGCCTGGCGCTCCGGCATGGACTGCCGGGCCGCCCTCATCGGCCCGGGGGTGCACGCCTCCCACGGCATGGAGCGCACCCATCTGGATGCTCTGCGCGCCACCATGGATCTGGCTGCACTCTATCTGGAACTGGCCTGA
- a CDS encoding EamA family transporter, with protein MIFLLLALLSSSVLAMVLKYLNSGSSYGVYFVNYVTCTLLAFAAMEPKALYRGDSTPCWLGGITGLIYLASLVANGYSIHKNGAILSSVFTRLGVLVPILVSVALFGERPTLLQGVGMVLAVAAAVLMNGLPEKPEFSSPRNKVYLLPLLLTLLLNGTSDAMSKVFTQLGRRQDDGLFMFYIFLFAGLATLALLVRRHQPLTGRDIFFGVLVGVPNFLSSRLLLAALTQLPAFRVYPSYSVGVILVISVASFFLFQERLNRRQMGAAGMILGALVLLNL; from the coding sequence ATGATTTTTCTTTTACTGGCCTTGCTTTCCAGTTCGGTGCTGGCCATGGTCCTGAAATATCTGAACTCCGGCAGTTCGTACGGGGTTTATTTTGTCAATTACGTTACCTGCACCCTGCTTGCCTTTGCTGCCATGGAGCCCAAAGCACTGTATCGTGGTGACAGTACCCCCTGCTGGCTGGGCGGCATCACAGGGCTGATTTACCTGGCATCCCTTGTCGCCAACGGATACAGCATCCATAAAAACGGAGCCATCCTGTCCTCGGTGTTTACCCGTCTGGGGGTGCTGGTTCCCATTCTGGTCTCTGTGGCACTGTTCGGGGAGCGGCCTACCCTTCTGCAGGGAGTAGGCATGGTCCTGGCCGTGGCAGCGGCCGTACTGATGAACGGCCTGCCTGAGAAACCGGAATTTTCTTCTCCCCGAAACAAGGTGTATCTGCTGCCGCTGCTTTTGACCCTGCTATTGAACGGAACCAGCGATGCCATGTCCAAGGTGTTCACCCAGCTGGGCCGCCGTCAGGACGACGGGCTGTTCATGTTTTACATCTTCCTGTTCGCCGGGCTGGCCACCCTGGCGCTGCTGGTCAGGAGGCACCAGCCGCTTACCGGGCGGGACATTTTCTTCGGGGTACTGGTGGGCGTGCCCAACTTTCTTTCTTCCCGGCTTCTTTTGGCCGCTCTTACCCAGCTGCCGGCCTTCCGGGTCTACCCTTCCTACAGCGTGGGGGTGATTCTGGTCATCAGCGTGGCCAGTTTCTTCCTGTTTCAGGAACGGCTGAACCGCCGCCAGATGGGGGCGGCCGGGATGATTCTGGGTGCTCTTGTTCTGCTCAATTTGTAA
- a CDS encoding DUF554 domain-containing protein, translating to MREGTGHVWIGNHNQCGGDCCGRCDGLVCSRAISGRYQETLLQAIGVCVIFVGISGAVQEMMTVTADGLKSGGTMMIVISYALGSLLGEWINLELRIEQFGNWLKVKTGNAKDKRFVDAFVTASLTVSIGAMAIVGAIQDGISGDYSTLALKAVLDMVIICVMSASMGKGCLFAAIPVGVLQGTVTLLAKAVQPIMTAQALSNLSLTGSILIFCVGINLLWEKKLKVANMLPSILIAVLCAFVGV from the coding sequence GTGAGGGAAGGTACAGGACATGTTTGGATTGGGAACCATAATCAATGTGGCGGCGATTGTTGCGGGCGGTGTGATGGTCTGGTATGCAGCCGGGCCATCAGCGGCCGGTATCAGGAGACCTTGCTGCAGGCCATCGGTGTTTGCGTGATCTTTGTGGGCATCAGCGGCGCTGTACAGGAGATGATGACCGTCACGGCAGACGGTCTGAAAAGCGGCGGGACCATGATGATTGTCATCAGTTACGCCCTCGGCTCCCTGCTGGGCGAATGGATCAATCTGGAACTGCGGATTGAACAGTTCGGCAACTGGCTGAAGGTCAAGACAGGGAACGCAAAGGACAAACGCTTTGTGGACGCCTTTGTAACCGCATCCCTGACCGTCAGCATCGGCGCCATGGCCATCGTGGGCGCCATACAGGACGGCATTTCCGGCGATTATTCCACCCTTGCGCTCAAGGCGGTTCTGGACATGGTCATCATCTGTGTGATGAGCGCCTCCATGGGCAAGGGGTGTCTGTTTGCCGCCATTCCCGTGGGGGTGCTGCAGGGTACGGTCACCCTTCTGGCCAAAGCGGTCCAGCCCATCATGACGGCACAGGCCTTGTCCAACCTGTCCCTGACCGGCTCGATTCTGATCTTCTGTGTGGGCATCAATCTGCTGTGGGAAAAAAAGCTGAAGGTTGCCAACATGCTGCCGTCCATCCTCATTGCCGTGCTCTGCGCCTTTGTTGGTGTGTGA
- a CDS encoding right-handed parallel beta-helix repeat-containing protein, giving the protein MKIYVSAAAPRSGDGTQARPYQTISEAAKVAEAGDEVIVMPGFYREWVNPVRGGESDDKRITYRSAVPGCAVITGAEPVKGWTHYQGNVWMVRVSNSLFGDYNPYTTFVYGDWYFSGKSKHTGCVYLNDKAMYEAGSLEECIKGEVYPCSWEPEASVYKWYAEQDGDDTVLYANFQGKDPNAENVEINVRRFCFYPSQTGLNYITVSGFCITKAATTWAPPAAYQDGMIGPHWAKGWIIEDCEISNSKCAGISLGKYCDPDNDHYFTRKHVKSPTQMERDAVCRGQYHGWLKENVGSHIIRRCDIHDCQQGGIIGRMGGVFSVIEDNHIHHINNMMELGGAEIAGIKMHAAIDVIFRRNHIHHCTMGIWCDWEAQGTRITQNLLHDNQKPDFAQPLKGGMMSQDIFVEVGHGPTLIDNNILLSEVSLRFATQGVAMVHNLIAGALTCVGGGTGLRYTPYHIPHRTEVMGFMTILHGDDRFYNNIFIQNGPAEPKRIRHDSDDGVDEENRAVGTHVFDGYPTYEEWIAQFDMDTDTPDMAKLAPAHDSHLPVWAEGNVYFGGARKWEKEKNAVVLPDKVTLALEEQDGRVTLETNLYDLLPEMRTPSVTTMVLGKAFEPEEPYENPDGTPIYFDADYLGRHRAPNPLPGPFASGAELEETLFDDSESGPVVR; this is encoded by the coding sequence TTGAAGATCTATGTTTCAGCGGCAGCGCCCCGCAGCGGTGACGGCACCCAGGCACGGCCGTATCAGACCATCAGCGAGGCAGCCAAGGTAGCCGAGGCCGGGGACGAAGTCATCGTGATGCCCGGCTTCTACCGGGAGTGGGTAAACCCCGTCCGTGGCGGCGAGAGCGACGACAAGCGCATCACCTACCGCTCGGCGGTGCCCGGCTGTGCGGTAATCACCGGTGCGGAGCCGGTCAAGGGCTGGACCCATTACCAAGGCAACGTGTGGATGGTGCGGGTTTCCAACAGCCTGTTCGGCGATTACAACCCCTATACCACCTTTGTGTACGGGGACTGGTACTTTTCCGGCAAATCCAAGCACACCGGCTGCGTGTATCTCAATGACAAAGCCATGTATGAAGCCGGCAGCCTGGAAGAATGCATCAAGGGCGAGGTATATCCCTGCTCCTGGGAGCCGGAGGCTTCGGTCTACAAGTGGTATGCCGAGCAGGACGGTGACGACACGGTACTCTACGCCAATTTCCAGGGCAAGGACCCCAACGCGGAAAATGTGGAGATCAACGTCCGCCGTTTCTGCTTCTACCCCAGCCAGACCGGCCTGAACTACATCACCGTCAGCGGGTTCTGCATCACCAAGGCGGCCACCACCTGGGCCCCGCCCGCCGCCTACCAGGACGGCATGATCGGTCCTCACTGGGCCAAGGGCTGGATCATTGAGGACTGCGAAATTTCCAACTCCAAATGCGCCGGAATCTCCCTGGGCAAATACTGCGACCCGGACAACGACCACTACTTCACCAGAAAGCACGTCAAATCCCCCACCCAGATGGAGCGGGATGCCGTCTGCCGCGGGCAGTACCACGGCTGGCTGAAGGAGAACGTGGGCAGCCACATCATCCGCCGGTGCGACATCCACGACTGCCAGCAGGGCGGCATCATCGGGCGCATGGGCGGCGTTTTCTCGGTGATCGAGGACAACCATATCCACCACATCAACAACATGATGGAGCTGGGCGGCGCCGAGATCGCCGGCATCAAGATGCACGCCGCCATCGACGTGATCTTCCGCCGCAACCACATCCACCACTGCACCATGGGCATCTGGTGTGACTGGGAGGCCCAGGGCACCCGCATCACCCAGAACCTGCTGCACGACAACCAGAAGCCGGACTTTGCCCAGCCCCTCAAGGGAGGCATGATGAGCCAGGACATCTTTGTGGAGGTTGGCCACGGCCCCACCCTCATTGACAACAACATCCTGCTCAGCGAAGTTTCCCTGCGGTTCGCCACCCAGGGTGTGGCCATGGTGCACAACCTGATTGCCGGGGCGCTCACCTGCGTAGGCGGCGGTACCGGCCTGCGGTATACCCCCTACCATATTCCCCACCGCACCGAGGTAATGGGCTTCATGACCATCCTGCACGGGGACGACCGGTTCTACAACAACATCTTTATCCAGAACGGTCCCGCCGAACCCAAGCGCATCCGGCACGACAGCGACGATGGTGTGGACGAGGAGAATCGGGCGGTGGGCACCCATGTCTTTGACGGCTACCCCACCTATGAGGAATGGATTGCCCAGTTCGACATGGACACCGACACCCCCGACATGGCCAAACTGGCGCCCGCCCACGACAGCCACCTGCCGGTCTGGGCAGAGGGCAACGTCTATTTCGGCGGCGCCCGGAAATGGGAGAAAGAGAAGAACGCTGTGGTCCTGCCCGACAAGGTCACCCTGGCGCTGGAAGAGCAGGACGGCCGGGTGACGCTGGAAACCAACCTGTACGACCTGCTGCCTGAAATGCGGACTCCCAGTGTCACCACCATGGTGCTAGGCAAGGCCTTTGAGCCGGAGGAGCCCTACGAAAATCCCGACGGCACCCCCATCTACTTTGATGCGGACTACCTGGGACGTCACCGGGCCCCGAATCCCCTGCCCGGTCCCTTTGCCAGCGGGGCGGAGCTGGAGGAAACTCTCTTTGACGACAGCGAGAGCGGCCCTGTGGTGCGGTAA
- a CDS encoding alpha/beta hydrolase — MKEPFYTYEEFPENMSGEEGMKIIYGQDERGISCPPDVVYAVKDGVELHLRVMIPSVLDANRRYPTVFHIQGSAWLQQNLNSHMGDFSRLVRAGYMVIIIEYRFAPKYRFPCQVEDGKTAVRYVMSHPDQFPVDPSNLFLSGDSSGGHTAMMMMATWNTMECDAEKTPLPNLNGCIDLYGSVNCLTMNDAPSAYDHMAAHSAATNYLGFCPPDDPAECERRMPFSYIHADTVMPPVLIMHGSKDRTVPFTQSLELYRHIKSMGKTVEFYKVKNADHGGNVFYCQATLDVILDFLNRHLV; from the coding sequence ATGAAAGAGCCGTTTTATACTTATGAGGAATTTCCGGAAAATATGTCCGGGGAAGAGGGCATGAAGATCATCTACGGCCAGGACGAAAGGGGCATTTCCTGCCCGCCGGATGTGGTCTATGCCGTCAAGGACGGGGTGGAACTGCACCTGCGGGTGATGATCCCTTCGGTGCTGGACGCTAACCGCCGGTATCCCACGGTGTTTCATATCCAAGGGTCCGCCTGGCTGCAGCAGAACCTGAACTCCCACATGGGAGATTTCAGCCGGCTGGTGCGGGCGGGATATATGGTTATCATCATTGAATACCGATTCGCCCCAAAGTATCGTTTCCCCTGTCAGGTGGAGGACGGCAAAACCGCCGTCCGGTATGTGATGAGCCATCCGGACCAGTTCCCGGTGGACCCCAGCAATCTGTTCCTCAGCGGGGACAGTTCCGGCGGCCACACGGCCATGATGATGATGGCCACCTGGAACACGATGGAATGTGATGCGGAAAAGACGCCTCTGCCCAACCTCAACGGCTGCATCGACCTGTACGGTTCGGTCAACTGCCTGACCATGAACGATGCCCCTTCGGCCTATGACCACATGGCGGCCCACTCGGCAGCAACCAACTACCTGGGCTTCTGCCCGCCGGATGACCCGGCAGAGTGTGAGCGCCGGATGCCCTTTTCCTATATTCACGCGGACACCGTCATGCCGCCGGTGCTCATCATGCACGGCAGCAAGGACCGGACGGTCCCCTTCACCCAAAGCCTGGAACTCTACCGGCATATTAAGTCCATGGGCAAGACGGTGGAATTCTATAAGGTGAAAAATGCGGACCACGGCGGCAACGTGTTCTATTGCCAGGCCACGCTGGATGTGATTCTGGACTTCCTGAACCGGCATCTTGTATAA
- a CDS encoding aldehyde dehydrogenase, which translates to MTELEIQAILKRQREYFAAGHTLPAEARIAALKKLKASLQNHEADLARALKTDLGKSATESYMCETGLTLSEATWMIRHVRRLMRNRRVSTPLSQFAASSFRSPSPYGNVLIMSPWNYPVLLTLDPLIDAIAAGNTAIVKPSAYAPATGAVLQQIVEECFPPEHVCVVTGGRAENQALLHQKFDMIFFTGSKAVGKEVLRCAAEYLTPAVLELGGKSPCIVEKSAKIGLAAKRIVFGKYLNCGQTCVAPDYILCDASIRDELIEAIRKEITAQFGADPLANEDYGKIINEKHYRRLMGLIDPAKVVCGGTGDETTQRIAPTVMKDVTREDAVMGEEIFGPILPVLTYTDLDAALADIESQPHPLALYLFSEDKAVQRKVLDRCHFGGGCLNDVIIHLATSEMPFGGVGESGMGGYHGKAGFEAFSHLRSIVDKKTWLDMPVRYQPYTSQKDKMLRFFLQ; encoded by the coding sequence ATGACGGAACTGGAGATTCAAGCCATTCTCAAACGGCAGCGTGAGTATTTCGCTGCCGGACATACCCTGCCCGCCGAAGCCCGCATTGCGGCGCTGAAAAAGCTCAAAGCCTCCCTGCAAAATCATGAGGCGGACCTGGCCCGGGCCCTCAAGACCGACCTTGGCAAGTCCGCCACCGAAAGCTATATGTGCGAGACAGGGCTGACCCTGTCCGAGGCCACCTGGATGATCCGTCATGTCCGCCGCCTAATGCGGAACCGCCGGGTGTCCACCCCGCTGTCCCAGTTTGCGGCCAGCAGCTTCCGGTCTCCCTCTCCCTACGGCAACGTGCTCATCATGAGCCCGTGGAATTACCCTGTGCTGCTGACCCTGGACCCGCTGATCGACGCCATTGCTGCGGGCAACACCGCCATCGTCAAGCCCAGCGCCTACGCCCCGGCCACCGGTGCGGTGCTGCAGCAGATCGTGGAGGAGTGCTTCCCGCCGGAACATGTCTGCGTTGTCACCGGCGGCCGTGCCGAAAACCAGGCCCTGCTGCACCAGAAGTTTGATATGATCTTCTTCACCGGCAGCAAGGCCGTGGGCAAGGAGGTGCTGCGCTGCGCCGCCGAGTACCTGACCCCTGCCGTGCTGGAACTGGGCGGCAAGAGCCCCTGCATTGTGGAAAAGTCCGCCAAGATCGGCCTGGCCGCCAAGCGGATTGTCTTCGGCAAGTATCTGAACTGCGGGCAGACCTGTGTGGCTCCGGACTACATCCTCTGCGATGCCTCCATCCGGGACGAGCTCATCGAAGCCATCCGGAAAGAGATCACCGCTCAGTTCGGTGCCGACCCTCTGGCCAATGAGGATTACGGCAAGATCATCAACGAAAAGCACTACCGCCGCCTGATGGGGCTGATCGACCCGGCCAAGGTGGTCTGCGGCGGCACCGGGGACGAAACGACCCAGCGTATTGCCCCCACCGTCATGAAAGATGTGACCCGGGAAGACGCCGTCATGGGCGAGGAGATCTTCGGACCCATCCTGCCGGTACTGACCTATACCGACCTGGACGCCGCCCTGGCGGACATCGAATCCCAGCCCCATCCGCTGGCCCTCTATCTCTTCAGTGAGGACAAGGCCGTGCAGCGCAAGGTGCTGGACCGCTGCCACTTCGGCGGCGGTTGCCTGAACGATGTGATCATCCACCTGGCCACCAGTGAAATGCCCTTCGGCGGCGTAGGGGAGAGCGGCATGGGCGGCTACCACGGCAAGGCCGGGTTCGAGGCCTTCAGCCACCTGCGCAGCATCGTGGACAAGAAGACCTGGCTGGACATGCCGGTGCGCTACCAGCCCTACACCAGCCAGAAAGACAAGATGCTGCGGTTCTTCCTGCAGTGA
- a CDS encoding iron-containing alcohol dehydrogenase encodes MNVAKKIYCRIFQLDMRIALPFLPYREPKLIEGVSGVPAVLREHHIDCVMLVTDAGVHGLGLTAHLEEELKAAHIRCIVYDKTVANPTVANVEEARELYLENGCQGLIAFGGGSSMDCAKAVGARIVRPRKSLDKMEGLLHVMHRLPLLIAVPTTAGTGSETTLAAVITDEKIHHKYPINDFSLIPYYAVLDPDVTLNLPRQLTATTGMDALTHAVEAYIGRSTTKGTRAAAIEAVQLIFNNLPEAYYNGHNREARANMLRAAYLAGTAFTKSYVGYVHAVAHSLGGRYGIAHGLANSVLLPIVLKAYGSAAWKKLAELARASGVSQDASDEVAAKEFIAYIDAMNAAMDIPETLPGIRTEDIPQLARYADHEANPLYPVPVLWGPDKLEDMYKQVQEVSTHDGTGDSSHSQTAA; translated from the coding sequence ATGAACGTTGCCAAGAAGATTTATTGCCGTATTTTTCAGCTGGACATGCGCATTGCGCTGCCTTTTCTGCCCTATCGTGAGCCCAAACTGATCGAAGGTGTCAGCGGCGTGCCCGCCGTGCTGCGGGAGCACCACATCGACTGCGTCATGCTGGTCACCGACGCCGGCGTCCACGGTCTGGGCCTGACCGCCCATCTGGAGGAGGAGCTGAAGGCTGCTCACATCCGCTGCATCGTCTACGACAAGACGGTGGCGAACCCCACCGTGGCCAACGTGGAGGAGGCCCGCGAACTCTACCTGGAAAACGGCTGCCAGGGGCTCATCGCCTTCGGCGGCGGTTCCTCCATGGACTGCGCCAAGGCGGTGGGTGCCCGCATTGTGCGGCCCCGTAAGTCTCTGGACAAGATGGAAGGCCTGCTTCATGTGATGCACCGTCTGCCGCTGCTCATCGCAGTGCCCACCACCGCCGGCACCGGCAGCGAGACCACTCTGGCCGCCGTCATCACCGACGAGAAGATCCACCACAAATACCCCATCAACGATTTCTCGCTGATCCCCTATTATGCAGTCCTCGATCCGGACGTGACCCTCAACCTGCCCCGGCAGCTGACCGCCACCACCGGCATGGATGCGCTGACCCACGCAGTGGAAGCCTACATCGGCCGCTCCACCACCAAGGGCACCCGGGCCGCCGCCATCGAGGCCGTGCAGCTCATCTTCAACAACCTGCCGGAAGCCTACTACAACGGCCATAACCGGGAAGCCCGGGCCAACATGCTGCGCGCCGCCTACCTGGCCGGCACCGCCTTCACCAAGAGTTATGTGGGGTATGTCCATGCCGTGGCCCACAGCCTGGGCGGCCGGTACGGCATTGCCCACGGCCTGGCCAACAGCGTGCTGCTGCCCATCGTGCTGAAAGCCTACGGCAGCGCCGCCTGGAAAAAGCTGGCCGAACTGGCCCGGGCTTCCGGCGTCAGCCAGGATGCCAGTGACGAGGTGGCCGCCAAGGAGTTCATTGCCTACATCGACGCCATGAACGCCGCGATGGATATTCCCGAAACCCTTCCCGGCATCCGGACCGAGGACATCCCCCAGCTGGCCCGCTATGCCGACCACGAAGCCAATCCGCTGTACCCGGTGCCGGTGCTGTGGGGCCCCGACAAGCTGGAAGATATGTACAAACAAGTTCAGGAGGTTTCCACCCATGACGGAACTGGAGATTCAAGCCATTCTCAAACGGCAGCGTGA
- a CDS encoding DUF4368 domain-containing protein: MNQQPEKITALYCRLSQDDALDGESNSITNQKALLSKYAADHGFRNTRFFVDDGFSGTSFQRPGFQEMMRYVEDYSVSAVIVKDLSRLGREYSYMGRLQDFIFPAYDVRFIAINDDVDSAKGENDFAVFKNVFNDYYAKDTSKKIRAVVKMRGEAGEHIASNPPYGYIKDPQDKKKWIVDEEAAKVVQRIFNLCIAGKGPMQIAKILTADRVLTVTAYHAKQKDWAMPENLYRWNTNAVLRILERREYTGCTVNFKTYTKSLKFKKRMENPVENQRVFEDTQPAIIEKGQWERVQELRKNKRRPTKTGRTSIFSGLLYCADCGAKLYFCTCSTYKDDSQNHFVCSNYKSNTGSCKIHYIREQVLYRIVLETIQRTLSYVRMFRKDFKLEMLAQDEESRKAELAEKQKALSGAKKRMEDLDRIIQHIYEDNVLGKLSDSRYLKLSRQYEKEQAELEQLASVLEREIEAQTGQVSDVNEFLKLVDKYLDIPELDAAILNELVSKIVVHSPVRENGRKHVQIDLYFTYVGQIRIPLKIGRESLNESEPA, from the coding sequence GACGATGCCCTGGATGGGGAAAGTAATTCCATTACCAACCAGAAAGCCCTGCTGAGCAAATACGCCGCCGACCATGGATTCCGGAACACCCGGTTCTTCGTGGACGATGGATTCTCAGGGACCAGTTTTCAGAGGCCGGGGTTCCAGGAGATGATGCGATATGTGGAGGATTACAGCGTATCCGCTGTGATTGTCAAAGACCTGTCCCGGCTGGGCAGGGAGTATTCCTACATGGGGCGATTGCAGGATTTCATCTTTCCTGCCTATGACGTCCGCTTTATCGCCATCAACGATGATGTAGACAGCGCCAAAGGAGAAAATGATTTTGCGGTGTTCAAAAATGTATTCAACGACTACTACGCCAAGGATACCAGCAAGAAAATCCGGGCAGTGGTAAAGATGCGGGGTGAAGCCGGGGAGCATATCGCCAGCAATCCGCCCTATGGCTACATAAAAGACCCGCAGGACAAAAAGAAATGGATCGTGGATGAAGAAGCGGCAAAGGTGGTACAGCGTATCTTTAACCTCTGCATTGCGGGGAAAGGCCCCATGCAGATTGCAAAAATCCTAACAGCCGACAGGGTACTGACCGTCACCGCCTATCATGCGAAGCAGAAAGACTGGGCCATGCCGGAAAACCTATACCGTTGGAATACCAACGCCGTGCTTAGAATTTTGGAGCGGCGGGAGTACACGGGCTGTACCGTGAACTTCAAGACCTATACCAAGTCTCTGAAATTCAAAAAGCGGATGGAAAACCCGGTTGAGAACCAGCGGGTTTTTGAGGACACCCAGCCCGCCATCATTGAGAAGGGACAGTGGGAACGGGTGCAGGAACTGCGGAAGAACAAACGCAGGCCGACAAAAACAGGAAGAACCAGCATATTCTCCGGCCTTCTCTACTGCGCCGACTGCGGAGCAAAGCTGTATTTCTGCACCTGCAGCACTTACAAGGATGACAGCCAGAACCATTTCGTCTGCTCCAATTACAAGAGCAACACCGGCTCCTGCAAAATCCACTATATCCGGGAACAGGTGCTTTACCGGATCGTGCTGGAAACCATCCAGCGGACATTGAGTTATGTCCGTATGTTCCGGAAGGATTTCAAGCTGGAAATGCTGGCGCAGGACGAGGAAAGCCGCAAGGCAGAACTGGCAGAAAAACAGAAAGCCCTCTCCGGGGCAAAAAAGCGGATGGAGGATTTGGACCGGATTATCCAGCACATCTATGAGGACAATGTGCTGGGCAAGCTATCCGACAGCCGGTACTTAAAATTATCCCGCCAATACGAGAAGGAGCAGGCAGAGCTTGAGCAGCTTGCCTCTGTACTGGAACGAGAAATTGAAGCACAGACCGGGCAGGTTTCCGATGTGAATGAGTTTCTAAAGCTGGTGGACAAGTATCTGGATATTCCGGAACTTGACGCCGCCATCCTCAATGAGCTTGTGAGCAAAATCGTGGTACACAGCCCGGTAAGGGAGAACGGGAGGAAGCATGTGCAGATAGATTTATACTTTACCTATGTGGGGCAAATCCGCATCCCTTTAAAGATCGGAAGGGAGTCCCTAAACGAATCGGAACCGGCGTGA